One Deltaproteobacteria bacterium genomic region harbors:
- a CDS encoding glycine cleavage system protein H yields the protein MKDDFIPFLAYEWLQVEDGSVTIGISEEGLEELTEVSAINLPAEGEEVGADEVCGEVETESGPLNLYSPVEGKVVEINAAVVENPQLLFEDPYGDGWLFRVEATNQEDLDELTSADSGDDE from the coding sequence ATGAAAGACGATTTTATTCCATTTCTGGCATACGAGTGGCTTCAAGTTGAAGATGGTTCCGTTACAATCGGAATTAGCGAAGAAGGCCTCGAAGAGCTCACTGAAGTTTCAGCCATCAATCTGCCCGCAGAAGGCGAAGAAGTTGGTGCTGACGAAGTTTGTGGAGAAGTGGAAACCGAATCCGGTCCATTGAATCTGTATAGTCCGGTAGAGGGCAAAGTCGTTGAAATCAACGCGGCCGTCGTCGAGAATCCGCAATTACTTTTTGAGGATCCATACGGGGACGGTTGGCTGTTTCGTGTCGAAGCAACTAACCAAGAAGATCTCGACGAACTCACATCTGCTGACTCAGGCGACGATGAATAG
- a CDS encoding P-II family nitrogen regulator, which produces MKKIEAIIKPFKLDDVVEALSEIGVEGVSVTEIRGFGRQKGRAEIYKGAEYVVDFLPKTKLEIVVNDELCDQAVEAIAKAARTGKIGDGKIFVFNVESVLRIRTGEKDESAV; this is translated from the coding sequence ATGAAAAAAATCGAAGCCATCATCAAGCCATTTAAGCTGGACGATGTTGTCGAAGCCTTATCGGAAATCGGTGTCGAGGGCGTCTCGGTTACAGAAATTCGTGGGTTTGGACGACAAAAAGGTCGCGCCGAAATTTATAAAGGCGCTGAATACGTCGTCGACTTCTTGCCGAAGACGAAACTAGAGATTGTCGTGAACGACGAGCTCTGCGACCAGGCAGTTGAAGCCATCGCAAAAGCCGCGCGCACGGGCAAGATCGGCGATGGGAAAATTTTTGTTTTCAATGTTGAAAGTGTACTGCGTATTCGAACTGGCGAAAAAGACGAGTCGGCAGTTTAA
- the glnA gene encoding type I glutamate--ammonia ligase — MSPAEVIEFAKKNGVKMVDLKFIDLPGLWQHFTIPLHQLEPEVFENGLMFDGSSIRGWRNIHESDMMVKPDPKTARMDPFMEVPTLSLLCDVHVPETGEPYNRDPRQIAKKAIAYLKSLGIADTAYFGPEAEFFIFDDIRYEQNQNSAFYQIDSDEAHWNSGRDEGKNLGYKPRPKEGYFPALPHDTHHDLRTEICLEMEKVGMVVERQHHEVASAGQGEINFRFDKMLETADNLMWFKYIVKNVARRHGKAATFMPKPIFGDNGSGMHCHMSLWKDGVNMFAGDKYAGLSQTALHFIGGILKHAPAMCAITNPSTNSYKRLVPGFEAPVRLAYSYRNRSAAIRIPNTGTSPKAKRIEFRTPDPSSNIYLCLAALLMAGIDGVMNKTNPGDPLDKDIYGLSPQELANVPSVPATLDKALENLKEGSGFLRKGDVFSEDFLDTWIDYKYSKEVIPMQQRPSPYEFMLYFDT, encoded by the coding sequence ATGTCCCCGGCAGAGGTAATTGAGTTCGCGAAGAAAAACGGCGTGAAGATGGTGGATTTAAAGTTCATCGACCTTCCAGGATTGTGGCAGCATTTCACAATTCCATTGCATCAACTTGAACCAGAAGTCTTTGAAAACGGACTTATGTTTGACGGAAGTTCAATCCGCGGGTGGCGCAACATCCACGAATCCGACATGATGGTAAAACCCGATCCTAAAACGGCACGCATGGACCCCTTCATGGAAGTTCCAACTCTCTCTCTGCTCTGCGATGTGCACGTCCCAGAAACGGGCGAACCGTACAATCGCGATCCTCGTCAAATTGCTAAAAAGGCGATCGCTTATTTAAAGTCCCTCGGAATCGCTGACACGGCCTACTTCGGACCCGAAGCTGAGTTCTTTATTTTTGATGATATTCGCTACGAGCAAAATCAGAACAGTGCTTTCTATCAAATCGATTCCGACGAGGCGCACTGGAATTCCGGCCGCGACGAAGGAAAAAACCTTGGTTACAAGCCACGCCCCAAAGAAGGTTACTTCCCTGCATTGCCGCATGACACTCACCACGATCTTCGCACAGAAATATGCTTAGAGATGGAAAAAGTCGGCATGGTCGTCGAACGTCAGCACCATGAAGTGGCAAGTGCAGGACAAGGCGAAATCAATTTCCGCTTCGACAAGATGCTGGAAACTGCTGACAACTTGATGTGGTTCAAATACATCGTGAAAAACGTGGCTCGACGGCACGGAAAAGCTGCGACATTCATGCCGAAACCAATTTTCGGCGACAACGGTTCGGGCATGCATTGCCACATGTCTTTGTGGAAAGACGGCGTGAATATGTTTGCTGGCGACAAGTACGCTGGTCTTTCTCAAACAGCACTGCACTTCATCGGTGGAATCCTCAAGCACGCGCCAGCGATGTGCGCGATCACAAACCCTTCAACGAATTCTTATAAACGCTTAGTTCCTGGCTTCGAAGCGCCAGTTCGTTTGGCATATAGCTATCGCAACCGTTCGGCAGCGATTCGTATTCCAAACACCGGTACAAGCCCAAAAGCTAAACGTATCGAATTCCGCACGCCAGACCCATCTTCGAATATCTATCTTTGCTTGGCAGCATTGTTGATGGCGGGAATTGATGGAGTCATGAATAAAACAAACCCAGGCGATCCGCTTGATAAAGACATTTATGGCCTTAGCCCGCAAGAGTTAGCCAATGTTCCTTCTGTTCCTGCGACTCTCGATAAAGCTCTCGAGAATCTCAAAGAAGGCAGCGGCTTCCTTCGCAAGGGCGACGTGTTTTCGGAAGATTTCCTAGATACTTGGATCGATTACAAGTACTCGAAAGAAGTGATCCCAATGCAACAGCGTCCTTCGCCTTACGAGTTTATGCTGTACTTCGACACATAG